Proteins encoded together in one Lathyrus oleraceus cultivar Zhongwan6 chromosome 5, CAAS_Psat_ZW6_1.0, whole genome shotgun sequence window:
- the LOC127078622 gene encoding uncharacterized protein LOC127078622: MPYSHILPYLLRGSLVQLRELGPPPAVLPPGYDANARCEFHSGAPGHSIENCKALKYKVQDLIDSKAITFAPKRPNVNNNPMPPHNNASVNMMEAHNGRRLMSYVDELKTPLIEIKNALMKNNTFPVCDCPSTKEDVSTLEMPYDEVPPLQIPYEFSQLTLSTNPITPIIITVPTPFPYVDTKAVPWMYDTSVYIQGQKIQEEPIKSSDPMINITGTSGVTRSGRIFAPTPTPIGTINPSTSDKGKQIDGAQQRQDPAPSSEVDEFLRIIKKSDYRVVDQLNQTPSKISMLSLLMCSEAHREALVKFLRTAHVPQEISVCQFEGVVNNIATSLSLDTVLSRVLVDTGSSLNVMPKSSFAKLTIEGLVMKPSELIVRAFDGTRRTVIGEVNLLMKIGPHIFLITFFVMDIYPAYSCLLGRPWIHSVGAVTSTLHQKLKFLADDKLVVVEGEEDIVVSHLTSFQYVEGEGEIREVLFQSFEVINVEMVCPARGESKDAESPMVSLKDALTIIKDGHPQGWGRLLELPANKDRTGLGYNS, encoded by the exons ATGCCTTATAGCCACATTCTACCATATTTATTGAGGGGATCACTTGTGCAACTAAGGGAGTTAGGACCCCCACCAGCGGTTCTTCCTCCCGGTTATGATGCAAATGCCCGCTGTGAATTTCATTCTGGCGCTCCCGGGCATTCGATCGAGAATTGTAAAGCATTAAAGTACAAGGTTCAAGATCTTATTGACTCTAAGGCAATCACGTTCGCCCCCAAGAGGCCGAATGTGAATAATAACCCGATGCCCCCTCACAACAATGCATCGGTGAATATGATGGAAGCTCACAATGGAAGGAGATTGATGTCCTATGTGGACGAGTTAAAAACACCACTCATCGAGATCAAGAATGCTTTGATGAAGAATAATACCTTTCCCGTCTGTG ACTGCCCATCTACAAAGGAAGATGTGTCTACCCTCGAGATGCCATACGACGAAGTCCCTCCTCTGCAAATTCCATACGAATTCTCTCAGTTAACTCTGTCGACAAATCCTATTACTCCAATCATAATAACAGTTCCCACACCATTCCCATATGTTGACACAAAGGCAGTCCCTTGGATGTATGACACCTCAGTCTACATTCAAGGTCAAAAGATTCAAGAAGAACCGATAAAGTCTAGTGACCCAATGATCAATATCACCGGCACTAGCGGAGTCACAAGAAGTGGAAGGATATTTGCACCGACACCCACTCCAATTGGAACTATCAATCCTTCAACTTCAGACAAAGGCAAGCAAATTGATGGCGCTCAGCAAAGACAAGACCCCGCACCTTCAAGTGAAGTAGACGAGTTCTTACGCAtcatcaagaagagcgattatCGAGTAGTTGATCAGCTTAACCAGACACCCTCGAAGATCTCAATGTTGTCTCTATTGATGTGCTCGGAGGCCCATAGGGAGGCTTTGGTAAAGTTTCTGAGGACAGCTCACGTACCACAAGAGATATCTGTTTGTCAGTTTGAAGGAGTAGTTAACAATATCGCTACTAGCTTAAGCTTAG ACACAGTCCTATCAAGAGTTTTGGTAGACACTGGGTCTTCCCTCAATGTGATGCCTAAGAGCTCCTTTGCTAAACTAACTATTGAAGGACTCGTAATGAAGCCGAGTGAGCTTATAGTAAGAGCATTTGATGGGACTAGAAGGACTGTAATCGGTGAGGTGAATTTGCTTATGAAGATTGGTCCCCATATTTTCCTTATCACTTTCTTCGTAATGGATATCTATccagcctacagttgtctgcTTGGAAGGCCTTGGATCCATTCAGTTGGTGCAGTCACTTCAACGCtccaccaaaaattgaaattcttAGCTGATGATAAGCTAGTCGTTGTCGAGGGTGAGGAGGACATTGTGGTAAGTCACCTCACATCTTTCCAATACGTTGAGGGAGAAGGGGAGATAAGGGAAGTCCTATTCCAATCATTTGAAGTTATCAATGTTGAAATGGTTTGCCCAGCAAGGGGTGAATCAAAAGATGCCGAATCTCCCATGGTATCTCTTAAAGACGCTCTGACAATCATAAAGGATGGACACCCCCAAGGATGGGGAAGATTGCTTGAACTCCCTGCCAACAAGGACCGCACAGGTTTGGGATACAACTCCTAA
- the LOC127078624 gene encoding uncharacterized protein LOC127078624 has product MEQLQENQVVLQEEVSQMRSQMRQLMETIQAVARGQEVMAKMQEEMNQRASTTNPPTPQTVENPTPVPQVDPPININAPGGVPNDNPRPHALETDDQLDAFFSPRDASQDDAFSSATNKVERKVKAIEEKLKAMGSTDIFGLDAAEMCLVPRVIIPAKFKVSDFEKYKGNSDPRTHIRAYCRKMAAYSSDDKLLMHFFQDSLSGASLDWWRELAARVQPPLLERELVDMFMGNLQGPYLDRMVGSTSSGFSDLVLADERIENMIKMGKIQNSASTSSASKKPFVPYGKKREGETNAASIIRTRNPTYPQVAAIAPVQPSQQQPFAIPVQTQQQ; this is encoded by the exons ATGGAGCAACTTCAAGAGAACCAAGTTGTCCTTCAGGAAGAAGTATCCCAAATGCGGTCCCAAATGCGGCAATTGATGGAGACTATTCAAGCAGTCGCAAGAGGCCAGGAGGTtatggcaaaaatgcaagaagaaatGAATCAACGTGCCAGTACTACCAATCCTCCTACCCCTCAAACGGTCGAGAATCCAACTCCAGTTCCTCAAGTTGATCCTCCAATTAACATTAATGCACCCGGCGGTGTTCCAAACGACAATCCTCGTCCTCATGCTCTTGAGACAGACGACCAACTTGATGCATTCTTCAGCCCAAGGGACGCTTCTCAGGATGACGCCTTCAGTTCCGCAACTAACAAGGTGGAGAGGAAGGTAAAAGCTATCGAGGAAAAGCTCAAGGCAATGGGGAGCACTGACATTTTTGGCCTCGATGCGGCAGAAATGTGCTTAGTACCTAGGGTCATCATTCCGGCCAAGTTCAAAGTTtcggactttgaaaaatataagggaaatagcGACCCTAGGACACACATTAGGGCATACTGCCGAAAGATGGCTGCCTATTCCAGCGATGATAAACTTCTAATGCATTTTTTCCAGGATTCCCTCagtggggcatctttggactg gtggagggaaTTAGCTGCTAGGGTACAACCCCCATTGCTAGAAAGAGAACTGGTAGACATGTTTATGGGAAACTTGCAAGGTCCATACCTTGATAGAATGGTAGGGAGCACCTCTTCAGGCTTTTCTGACCTGGTCTTAGCCGATGAAAGGATAGAAAATATGATTAAAATGGGAAAGATCCAGAACTCTGCCAGTACTTCTAGTGCATCAAAGAAACCTTTTGTTCCCTATGGTAAAAAACGAGAAGGCGAGACCAATGCTGCCTCCATCATTCGAACAAGAAATCCCACTTATCCACAAGTAGCTGCCATAGCTCCCGTCCAACCAAGTCAACAACAACCATTTGCAATTCCTGTTCAAACTCAACAACAATAA